Proteins from a genomic interval of Pseudomonadota bacterium:
- a CDS encoding iron-containing redox enzyme family protein, which produces MSAFDEIKTCFDRALARFEKRRPIRTLLNGDATAAQYCAILREIYFHTRENPQIQALATVRFRGDQRQNVKRFFQHATAEIGHDQLALNDLQAMGQDVSMLPSLNPAPATAGLTAYGFYTSWHLNPVAYLGYLFFLEFMPTSSGERYAKELAKAGVPQEAMSFLLEHAHVDVAHNRLMMQYINSLVWREEDIQSVKYAIRATGDLYAAMLDQAMFDEGGSEGWGCCAGRILFSSKRLGRSLVVIRRVANGADDCADDQHTIGGIKKPSRIDARRFSLFLRAQSALIHSII; this is translated from the coding sequence ATGAGCGCATTTGACGAGATTAAAACGTGTTTCGATCGCGCCCTGGCGCGTTTCGAGAAGCGCCGACCTATTCGCACTTTACTGAACGGGGACGCCACGGCCGCGCAGTATTGCGCGATATTGCGCGAGATTTATTTTCACACGCGTGAAAACCCACAAATTCAGGCGTTGGCGACCGTGCGCTTTCGCGGCGATCAGCGCCAGAACGTGAAACGGTTCTTTCAGCACGCCACGGCGGAAATCGGTCACGATCAACTGGCGCTCAATGACCTTCAGGCAATGGGGCAGGATGTATCGATGTTGCCTTCGCTTAATCCGGCACCGGCCACCGCAGGGCTCACGGCTTATGGGTTCTACACCAGTTGGCACTTGAATCCGGTGGCGTATCTTGGCTATCTGTTTTTTCTTGAGTTCATGCCTACTAGCAGTGGTGAGCGCTACGCCAAAGAGTTGGCCAAAGCGGGCGTTCCGCAGGAGGCGATGTCGTTCTTACTTGAGCATGCCCATGTGGATGTGGCCCACAATCGGCTGATGATGCAGTACATTAATTCACTCGTTTGGCGTGAGGAAGACATCCAGTCCGTGAAATACGCCATTCGCGCAACGGGCGATTTATACGCCGCTATGCTCGATCAGGCGATGTTTGACGAGGGGGGCAGTGAGGGCTGGGGGTGCTGCGCCGGACGAATACTGTTTTCTTCGAAGCGCCTAGGGCGCTCACTGGTGGTTATCCGGCGGGTGGCGAATGGCGCGGATGATTGCGCTGATGATCAGCACACGATCGGAGGCATAAAAAAACCGTCTCGCATTGACGCGAGACGGTTTTCGCTTTTCTTGCGCGCGCAATCGGCTCTTATTCACTCAATAATTTAA
- a CDS encoding sigma-70 family RNA polymerase sigma factor, with the protein MSGVVEHQQHNNTATMVAAIERGDTAAEKWLAERFERVLRPRLYAMTIDKERQADLFQEAFLCVLLRLREGRLKDPRKLDGYISRTALFLLYADIRRTSRLSLMADSDELGERAAILPDAMEQIEQTELRHSLQDAVGKLRMTRDRQLLSLAGFDERPKTQVCAVLELSNAHYDRVIHRARARAKKILLDEHAVVVREWVTVDAGENQEAHLV; encoded by the coding sequence ATGAGTGGGGTGGTCGAGCATCAACAGCACAACAACACGGCGACCATGGTGGCGGCAATCGAACGCGGGGATACGGCCGCTGAAAAATGGCTGGCGGAGCGATTTGAGCGCGTACTGAGACCGAGACTGTACGCCATGACAATCGACAAAGAGCGGCAGGCGGATCTGTTTCAGGAAGCATTCCTCTGTGTATTGCTGCGCCTTCGCGAAGGGCGACTGAAAGACCCACGCAAGCTAGACGGCTACATATCAAGAACGGCGCTGTTTCTTCTTTACGCCGACATTCGGCGAACCAGTCGCTTATCGCTTATGGCCGATTCCGACGAGCTGGGCGAACGAGCGGCGATACTGCCCGATGCGATGGAGCAAATCGAACAGACAGAGCTCCGCCACTCACTACAGGACGCGGTCGGCAAACTGAGGATGACGCGCGATCGACAATTACTGTCGCTGGCCGGATTTGATGAGCGACCGAAAACGCAGGTATGCGCCGTGCTCGAGTTGAGTAATGCCCACTACGACCGTGTGATTCATCGAGCACGAGCCCGGGCCAAGAAGATTCTGCTTGATGAGCACGCCGTGGTGGTGCGCGAGTGGGTAACGGTTGACGCCGGCGAGAATCAGGAGGCACATTTGGTGTGA
- a CDS encoding GNAT family N-acetyltransferase: MSTEEQIRIVIGQPGADLSPVKRFWYDVYVTEMGRHVESANHERRELDDPRAASGILIVAQADDRVVGTLICTASTSGNLGEYESFYEMSALGAIHPTSTAIVTKLMVTPEYRHTSLSVRIACELYRLAVPMGLHHAIIDCNDHLLPMFQRLGFTQWREPAQHPDYGRVNILKLDCLDMAHLERVQSPLVPIARRTIPKLLSTQQGAYA, from the coding sequence ATGAGTACGGAAGAGCAAATACGGATCGTGATCGGGCAGCCCGGTGCCGATCTTTCGCCAGTTAAGCGGTTTTGGTACGACGTATACGTGACTGAGATGGGTCGCCACGTTGAGTCGGCGAATCACGAACGTCGAGAATTAGACGATCCGCGTGCAGCGTCTGGGATTCTGATCGTGGCGCAAGCGGATGATCGAGTGGTCGGTACGCTGATCTGCACAGCGTCGACCTCGGGAAACCTGGGGGAGTATGAGTCGTTTTATGAAATGAGTGCGCTGGGGGCGATACATCCGACGTCGACGGCGATCGTGACAAAACTCATGGTGACGCCGGAGTACCGACACACCTCGCTAAGTGTGCGAATTGCCTGCGAACTGTATCGCCTCGCGGTGCCGATGGGATTGCATCACGCCATTATCGATTGCAACGATCATTTGTTGCCGATGTTCCAGCGACTTGGGTTTACCCAGTGGCGGGAACCGGCGCAGCATCCAGACTATGGCCGGGTCAATATTCTAAAACTCGATTGTTTGGATATGGCTCACCTTGAGCGCGTGCAGTCACCGTTGGTGCCCATCGCTCGCCGGACCATTCCTAAACTATTATCCACTCAACAAGGAGCCTATGCATGA
- a CDS encoding DUF4386 domain-containing protein — MTQLNSIERHQLARIAGVALLLTIVIGIAASIFISKGIDINLSADIEATAQNMLAAESRLMAKAYLGVLMFCLEAAFCVALYLLLRREGPFLAGWSLFASLAAAVLVLLGAVAAANASQLAGNAAFSTLASDSQRLLLAGLQATNDYTSFHLSIILSSLAKAGFFYLFFKSRLIPLLISGWGIFASLFVATTIVARDFVPALGHMAVTMSFMLSNLLALAALSLYLILKGVRA, encoded by the coding sequence TTGACGCAACTCAATTCAATCGAGCGACATCAACTGGCTCGCATCGCAGGTGTGGCGTTACTGCTTACGATAGTGATCGGTATCGCGGCCTCTATTTTTATCTCGAAAGGCATCGACATAAATCTGTCGGCCGATATAGAAGCCACCGCACAAAACATGCTGGCGGCCGAATCGCGCTTAATGGCCAAAGCGTATCTCGGCGTATTGATGTTCTGTCTTGAGGCTGCCTTTTGCGTGGCGCTGTATTTGCTGCTGCGCCGCGAAGGACCTTTTCTTGCCGGCTGGAGCTTGTTTGCGAGTTTGGCAGCCGCGGTGCTCGTATTGCTCGGAGCGGTTGCTGCGGCGAACGCCTCCCAACTGGCTGGCAATGCCGCGTTTTCAACCCTTGCCAGCGACTCACAGCGACTGTTACTCGCCGGACTGCAAGCGACCAACGACTACACGTCCTTTCATCTGTCGATTATCCTCTCGTCGCTCGCTAAGGCTGGCTTTTTCTATCTGTTTTTCAAGTCTCGTCTTATTCCCCTACTCATATCAGGGTGGGGGATATTTGCATCATTGTTTGTCGCCACAACTATCGTTGCGCGTGATTTTGTTCCGGCGCTGGGTCATATGGCGGTAACCATGAGTTTTATGCTGTCCAATTTGCTAGCCTTGGCGGCGCTTAGCCTTTATCTGATTTTAAAAGGCGTCCGTGCTTAA
- a CDS encoding putative peptide maturation dehydrogenase, whose product MSKLRRAQDVRVRIGQRLAVSMANIIAARYEKTPAVDIAISSVVCGDEVACSLPVVAVVHDLPSGEWVDELSVREWLGVNVGQLDALKQAGVLISDDADPWLTLLRQRDNALTRSGWNTRALHNYAASRWQGVTQPVRETDDKPARSANTRAAFKRQAQAHGAAPAAFHSRDGIGSQISLAPPSPSSALTELLARRETVRLFDESTPLTQAHLSSVLRYMAGVQGEMDAGGGFTLLKKFNPSGGALHALEVYPFVLNVEALDCGFYHYRASDHSLTPLTRLDRDNAKQIAIDYLAGQTWYGSAHCLFFITARFDRSFWKYRQHDKALHSLFVDAGHISQTLYLLSTELGLGSFVSLAMNDKDLEHALDLDFTQEGLIAACGVGVRKASSDDDSYTFHYTPR is encoded by the coding sequence GTGTCTAAACTGCGACGAGCGCAGGATGTTCGTGTTCGCATCGGGCAGCGGCTCGCGGTGAGTATGGCGAACATAATCGCCGCGCGCTATGAAAAAACGCCAGCCGTCGATATCGCTATTTCGAGCGTGGTGTGCGGCGACGAGGTGGCGTGTTCGCTGCCCGTCGTCGCGGTCGTGCACGATCTCCCGTCCGGCGAGTGGGTGGATGAGTTGTCCGTGCGCGAGTGGTTGGGCGTGAATGTGGGTCAGCTCGATGCGCTCAAACAGGCCGGTGTGCTCATTAGTGATGATGCCGACCCATGGCTCACGCTGCTTCGACAGCGGGACAACGCGCTGACTCGCTCGGGTTGGAATACGCGAGCACTTCACAACTATGCTGCATCCCGATGGCAAGGCGTTACGCAGCCGGTACGCGAGACCGATGACAAGCCGGCACGCAGTGCCAATACGCGCGCAGCGTTTAAACGCCAAGCCCAAGCGCATGGCGCCGCGCCTGCGGCCTTTCATTCGCGTGATGGCATCGGGTCTCAAATCTCCTTGGCGCCACCTTCTCCGTCCAGTGCGCTAACGGAACTATTGGCGCGTCGGGAAACGGTGCGCTTATTTGATGAGTCCACGCCGCTTACGCAGGCACATCTTTCCAGTGTCTTGCGCTATATGGCGGGCGTTCAAGGTGAGATGGACGCGGGCGGTGGCTTTACACTGCTGAAAAAATTCAATCCATCCGGAGGTGCATTGCATGCGCTTGAGGTGTATCCGTTCGTGCTTAATGTCGAGGCACTCGACTGCGGATTTTATCATTACCGTGCGAGCGATCACTCGCTAACCCCTCTGACGCGGCTCGATCGCGATAACGCCAAACAGATCGCGATTGACTATTTGGCGGGCCAAACTTGGTACGGTTCGGCACACTGCCTGTTTTTTATCACCGCCCGGTTTGATCGCAGCTTTTGGAAATATCGGCAGCACGATAAGGCGTTACACAGCCTGTTTGTTGACGCCGGCCATATCAGCCAAACACTCTACCTGTTAAGCACAGAGCTCGGACTGGGGTCTTTCGTTTCGCTTGCGATGAACGATAAAGACCTTGAGCACGCCCTCGATCTTGATTTTACCCAAGAGGGCCTGATCGCGGCGTGTGGGGTGGGCGTTCGGAAAGCGTCGTCGGATGACGATAGCTATACCTTTCACTATACGCCACGTTGA
- a CDS encoding winged helix-turn-helix domain-containing protein: MSQSRELPSNQIYEIGKYQVFPDIGQMVGPDDSVTHLERKSLQVLIELAAQPGRLVSRDTLLNNVWDGVVVGDESLTKCISNLRKAFGDSARHPEYVETVHGQGYILRQPVTVIDIDQAPPDSPKRLVWTGVAAALLAMGLWLFIDTQHDDHTVAPIERIAILSESNSVDPLDREIFDLSLRTALEQSTSIGVVPEQNIVDARRRLSMSGKRTFDVDAAIDIAHETDAQAVVLTKLTAQDDTLVYQLTSIDVARAHSRDLGRIDIRSLDEVGPHIDVIARSLRTQFGETEQSIRAHQASLADVTTPDLQALRAYISALENRDKDKKPEAIELALEAISKDPDFAAAHILLGRLYYGSHANRDKAEYHWNTALSLPARITDRDKIYVEAQLSWFDDPIDTRAAWQKMVDLYPAVPRGWYNRGNVEWFLFNDFERAAFYYGQGVNALPTDWVNHYHLAYAQLGLNQVDASINSFRKSRVFANDYYNYGLVDALIVANRYDEAETLLFRDGLRNKDIGRPSSKVLGFYLDRGQTQKALDETNVPAWEEPADGGTLLAIQLSRLAAVFDARPIEESREQAKLGLQIAIDLVRDPTKINDLPHVPQISLLAKYGTRLGLVTESEALVQTTFAHPAIRDSLRHQAYLNLPLAEIRFAKGQPQEAKTIVRALVEEYGYYQARESLAFMLKEEAEFEEALVHYEWLANHRGQAFAEPMFFVGRGINIVTWARAALISAQLSHALGDTSKANSYRELLELASNFSDNDHHLFNMLQSDLERESRVPLAR, translated from the coding sequence ATGTCTCAGTCGCGCGAGCTGCCAAGTAACCAGATTTACGAGATCGGTAAATATCAGGTTTTTCCTGATATTGGGCAGATGGTCGGTCCTGACGATTCGGTCACCCATCTGGAACGCAAATCGCTTCAGGTACTGATCGAGTTAGCGGCACAACCCGGTCGCTTAGTGTCCCGCGACACATTGCTCAACAATGTGTGGGACGGGGTGGTGGTGGGCGATGAATCGCTGACCAAGTGCATTAGCAATCTACGCAAGGCCTTTGGCGACAGCGCGCGTCACCCCGAGTACGTGGAGACTGTGCATGGACAGGGTTACATTCTTCGCCAGCCGGTCACGGTCATCGACATCGATCAAGCGCCCCCTGATTCACCAAAACGGCTTGTTTGGACGGGCGTTGCTGCCGCCCTTTTGGCGATGGGACTCTGGTTGTTCATCGACACCCAGCATGACGACCACACGGTAGCGCCAATAGAACGAATTGCCATTCTGTCCGAGTCCAATTCGGTGGATCCATTGGATCGCGAGATTTTTGATTTATCCCTGCGCACCGCGCTCGAACAGTCGACCAGCATAGGTGTCGTGCCGGAACAGAACATCGTGGACGCACGTCGAAGGCTGTCCATGTCGGGCAAACGCACATTCGACGTCGATGCAGCCATCGACATCGCTCACGAAACTGATGCGCAAGCGGTTGTGCTGACAAAACTGACCGCGCAAGACGACACACTCGTTTATCAACTTACTTCGATCGATGTTGCCCGGGCTCATAGCCGCGATCTTGGCCGCATTGATATTCGTTCGCTTGACGAAGTCGGTCCGCACATCGACGTAATCGCACGCAGTTTGCGAACACAGTTTGGTGAAACCGAACAGTCTATCCGCGCACATCAGGCCTCATTGGCCGACGTGACGACACCGGACCTTCAGGCACTGCGCGCGTACATCAGCGCATTAGAAAATCGCGATAAAGACAAAAAGCCCGAGGCCATCGAGCTGGCGCTTGAGGCGATAAGCAAAGATCCCGATTTTGCCGCCGCGCACATTCTGCTTGGGCGACTGTATTACGGCAGCCACGCCAATCGCGATAAGGCCGAATATCACTGGAACACAGCACTGAGTCTTCCGGCGCGCATCACCGATCGAGACAAAATTTATGTTGAGGCGCAGCTCTCATGGTTTGACGATCCCATCGACACCCGAGCGGCCTGGCAAAAAATGGTCGACTTATATCCCGCCGTTCCTCGAGGCTGGTACAACCGCGGTAACGTCGAGTGGTTCCTATTCAACGATTTTGAACGAGCGGCGTTTTATTACGGACAAGGTGTAAACGCTTTGCCCACGGACTGGGTCAATCACTATCACCTGGCGTACGCACAGCTTGGCCTCAATCAAGTAGACGCGTCGATTAACAGTTTTCGCAAATCGAGAGTGTTTGCCAACGACTACTACAATTACGGCCTGGTGGATGCATTGATCGTGGCGAATCGCTATGACGAAGCCGAAACGCTTTTGTTTCGTGACGGACTGCGCAACAAGGACATCGGCCGCCCATCCTCTAAGGTATTGGGGTTTTATCTCGATCGCGGTCAAACCCAAAAGGCGCTGGATGAAACCAATGTGCCGGCATGGGAGGAGCCCGCTGACGGCGGTACGCTGCTGGCGATACAGCTCAGCCGTCTCGCGGCCGTGTTCGATGCGCGCCCGATTGAAGAGAGCCGCGAGCAAGCCAAACTCGGCCTGCAGATCGCCATCGATTTGGTTCGTGATCCAACGAAAATTAACGACCTACCCCACGTACCCCAAATCTCATTACTTGCCAAATACGGGACACGTCTAGGGTTGGTTACGGAGTCCGAGGCCCTCGTTCAAACCACCTTTGCACACCCTGCGATTCGCGATTCCCTTCGCCATCAAGCCTACTTAAACCTACCGCTCGCCGAAATCCGATTCGCCAAAGGCCAGCCTCAAGAAGCCAAAACCATTGTCAGAGCACTGGTCGAAGAGTACGGCTACTACCAGGCCCGCGAAAGTTTGGCGTTTATGCTAAAGGAGGAGGCGGAATTCGAAGAGGCGCTGGTTCATTATGAATGGCTAGCCAACCATCGCGGTCAGGCCTTCGCCGAGCCCATGTTCTTCGTAGGGCGCGGGATCAATATTGTGACGTGGGCCAGAGCCGCTCTGATTTCCGCACAACTGTCTCATGCGCTAGGCGATACGTCAAAAGCGAACAGTTACCGCGAGTTACTCGAACTTGCGTCAAATTTCTCAGACAACGACCACCACTTATTTAATATGCTTCAGTCCGACCTCGAACGAGAGAGTCGCGTACCATTGGCGCGATAG